From Acipenser ruthenus chromosome 23, fAciRut3.2 maternal haplotype, whole genome shotgun sequence, the proteins below share one genomic window:
- the LOC117413172 gene encoding forkhead box protein I1-ema-like gives MSSFDPQGQSPPRCSPQFPNIGQEPPEMSMYGDNYYHPGSLPSPQRPPGYDLGDYSGATPNPYLWFNSSGINSTPYLPGSGAAPFVPQHYGMQRPFLPGGPGLGAADLSWFSLPSQEDLMKLVRPPYSYSALIAMAIHSAHEKRLTLSQIYQYVADNFPFYNKSKAGWQNSIRHNLSLNDCFKKVPRDEDDPGKGNYWTLDPNCEKMFDNGNFRRKRKRKSDLNSSSGGGALSSERPEGSSLEGGSPLRGAPLEGGGSLEGSPKAPEALLDSSETGAQDRGPSPSSSATASSPCLNNFLSSMTSYMNSGSPTLSRPTALGFGSEISQRAGQTMGGFGPFSPNTPSIPGVSGTEWTSPAPPSSLGYSSSVLNQFNSHFYPSLSSGGLLYPREGTEV, from the exons ATGAGCTCATTCGACCCACAGGGACAATCTCCCCCTCGCTGCAGCCCTCAGTTCCCCAACATTGGGCAGGAGCCACCAGAAATGAGTATGTACGGCGACAACTACTACCATCCGGGCAGCCTGCCCAGCCCCCAGAGGCCACCAGGTTATGACCTTGGAGACTACAGCGGGGCCACCCCCAATCCTTACCTGTGGTTCAACAGCTCAGGGATCAACAGCACTCCCTACCTGCCCGGGTCAGGTGCTGCACCATTCGTTCCACAGCACTACGGCATGCAGAGACCCTTCCTGCCAGGCGGCCCAGGGCTCGGAGCCGCAGACCTGAGCTGGTTCTCCCTTCCCTCCCAGGAGGACCTGATGAAGCTGGTGAGGCCCCCCTACTCCTACTCTGCCCTCATCGCCATGGCGATCCACAGCGCCCACGAAAAGAGGCTCACCCTCAGCCAGATCTACCAGTATGTGGCTGATAACTTCCCCTTCTATAACAAGAGCAAGGCAGGCTGGCAGAACTCCATCCGCCACAACCTGTCCCTCAATGACTGCTTCAAGAAGGTGCCACGTGATGAGGATGACCCAG GCAAGGGAAACTACTGGACCCTGGACCCCAACTGCGAGAAGATGTTCGACAACGGGAACTTCCGCCGAAAGAGGAAGAGAAAGTCAGACTTAAACTCCAGTAGTGGCGGGGGGGCGCTGAGTTCTGAGAGGCCCGAAGGCAGCTCGCTGGAGGGGGGTAGCCCCCTGAGAGGAGCCCCGCTGGAGGGGGGGGGCTCCCTAGAAGGGAGCCCCAAGGCACCTGAGGCTTTACTGGACAGTTCAGAGACAGGGGCCCAGGACAGAGGGCCCTCCCCGTCATCCTCCGCTACTGCCTCCTCCCCCTGCCTCAACAACTTCCTGTCCAGCATGACATCCTATATGAACAGTGGCTCCCCCACTCTGAGCAGGCCCACGGCACTAGGATTCGGGAGCGAGATCTCTCAGCGAGCAGGACAGACCATGGGCGGCTTTGGGCCCTTCTCCCCCAACACCCCGAGCATCCCTGGAGTCAGTGGAACAGAGTGGACGTCCCCAGCACCCCCCTCCTCACTAGGCTACAGCAGCTCCGTCCTCAACCAGTTTAACAGCCACTTCTACCCCAGTCTGAGTTCTGGGGGGCTTCTCTACCCCAGGGAAGGCACGGAGGTgtag